One segment of Rhodopirellula baltica SH 1 DNA contains the following:
- a CDS encoding trypsin-like peptidase domain-containing protein encodes MIVTAIHLLGPAGGLSSQVSAVEISNVVETVSIFRIAGDEQEQSFPAMPYQLAGAAPFPESSTNGDVLVFAVPDGTALDAIEFSTEALQPVDPVWLAAHVIGGAPDGQFLHQGRFLGIDDDGYFEMEFLNAQLDLRATSGAPIVNNSGYVVAVNLAGMEVEGALCGYGNPVTRFVPGLDEAMPDE; translated from the coding sequence GTGATCGTCACTGCAATTCATTTGCTGGGTCCGGCAGGTGGATTGTCGTCGCAAGTGTCGGCGGTAGAGATTTCGAACGTCGTGGAAACGGTCTCGATTTTTCGAATTGCAGGTGACGAACAGGAACAAAGTTTTCCAGCGATGCCATATCAACTTGCAGGTGCTGCTCCATTCCCTGAAAGTTCGACGAATGGTGATGTGCTCGTCTTTGCTGTTCCAGATGGAACGGCTTTGGACGCAATCGAGTTTTCTACGGAGGCTCTTCAGCCTGTTGATCCGGTATGGTTGGCAGCGCACGTGATTGGCGGGGCGCCCGATGGTCAGTTTCTTCATCAGGGACGATTCCTTGGAATCGACGACGACGGCTATTTCGAAATGGAGTTTTTGAACGCGCAGTTGGATTTGCGAGCAACCAGCGGTGCACCAATCGTCAATAACAGCGGGTATGTTGTGGCTGTGAATCTGGCTGGGATGGAGGTGGAAGGTGCTCTTTGCGGATATGGCAACCCTGTCACGCGATTTGTGCCTGGACTGGACGAGGCCATGCCCGATGAATGA
- a CDS encoding restriction endonuclease subunit S: MIAKKQSPAKQKQTPTQDKLSRGESVEVARSGGESASGEALPEGWADVPIGDLCDLVNGRAFKPKEWSETGLPIIRIQNLNKAEAKYNHFDGEYADKHLVRPGELLFAWSGTPGTSFGAHIWNGPKALLNQHIFRVLIDEDDLNMTFFRFAINHKLEELIGKAHGGVGLRHVTKGKFEATQVPLPPLAEQSRIVSAIESLQERSSRARFLLSEVGPLIGQLRQSVLRDAFSGKLTADWREANPNVEPAFKLLSRIRTERRERWEAEQLAKYEAKGKQPPKNWQDKYKEPEPVDESELPELPDGWCWCQVGDLIESFDAGRSPTALSHPARDGEYGVLKVSAVTWREFDPNANKALKDGDEIGDTPTPRKGDLLISRANTVELIGAVVLVKADYPNLMLSDKTLRMNPASKELVPEYLLYGLRSESVRKFFEDNATGTSNSMRNLSQGKILDAPIALAPLAEQQAVADLLVTNDEACTSVASGLASMESSLTQLDQSILSKAFRGELVPQDPRDEPASELLARIRAKRVANSAKNTSKKKKATTAKAASNA, translated from the coding sequence ATGATCGCTAAAAAACAGAGTCCGGCAAAACAGAAACAGACGCCGACACAGGATAAATTGTCGCGGGGCGAGTCGGTGGAAGTCGCACGGTCCGGCGGCGAGAGTGCCAGTGGAGAAGCGTTGCCGGAGGGCTGGGCTGACGTTCCAATTGGTGACCTTTGCGATCTCGTCAATGGACGCGCCTTCAAGCCAAAGGAATGGAGTGAGACAGGGCTTCCGATCATTCGGATTCAAAACCTCAATAAAGCCGAAGCCAAATACAATCACTTCGACGGCGAGTACGCTGACAAGCACCTCGTTCGGCCCGGCGAGCTTCTTTTCGCTTGGTCAGGTACACCGGGGACCTCGTTCGGAGCGCACATCTGGAACGGCCCCAAGGCGTTGCTCAATCAGCACATCTTCCGCGTGCTTATCGACGAAGATGACTTGAACATGACGTTCTTCCGATTTGCGATCAATCACAAACTTGAAGAGTTGATTGGAAAGGCGCATGGAGGAGTCGGGTTGCGACACGTCACGAAGGGCAAGTTTGAAGCAACGCAAGTTCCACTTCCCCCACTCGCCGAGCAGTCTCGTATCGTGTCGGCGATCGAGTCGCTTCAGGAGCGTAGTTCGCGTGCGCGGTTTTTGCTTTCGGAAGTCGGGCCGCTGATCGGTCAGCTTCGTCAGAGTGTGCTGCGCGATGCTTTCAGTGGGAAGCTGACGGCAGACTGGCGAGAGGCCAACCCCAATGTCGAACCGGCCTTCAAACTGCTGTCACGCATCCGCACCGAGCGAAGAGAACGCTGGGAAGCCGAGCAGCTCGCGAAGTACGAAGCCAAAGGCAAACAGCCCCCCAAAAACTGGCAGGACAAGTACAAGGAACCGGAGCCGGTTGATGAGTCGGAGTTGCCCGAACTGCCGGACGGCTGGTGCTGGTGTCAAGTCGGAGACCTCATTGAGTCCTTCGATGCGGGTCGAAGTCCAACGGCATTGTCGCACCCTGCACGAGATGGCGAATATGGTGTCTTGAAGGTCAGCGCCGTGACTTGGCGAGAATTCGATCCCAACGCAAACAAAGCGTTGAAGGACGGTGACGAAATCGGAGATACGCCGACGCCACGGAAAGGCGATCTACTAATTTCCCGTGCGAACACGGTCGAGCTCATCGGTGCGGTGGTGCTCGTCAAGGCAGACTACCCGAACTTAATGCTGTCGGACAAAACACTTCGCATGAATCCTGCCTCAAAGGAACTGGTGCCGGAGTATTTGCTCTACGGCTTACGGTCTGAGTCGGTGCGTAAGTTTTTTGAAGACAACGCCACTGGCACAAGCAACTCGATGCGTAATCTCTCGCAGGGCAAAATCCTGGATGCGCCGATCGCTCTCGCCCCACTTGCCGAACAGCAAGCCGTCGCTGACTTACTTGTCACGAATGACGAAGCCTGCACGTCGGTGGCGAGCGGTTTAGCCTCAATGGAATCGTCGCTGACGCAACTGGACCAATCCATCCTCTCGAAAGCGTTCCGAGGCGAGTTGGTCCCGCAGGACCCACGCGACGAACCCGCCTCCGAACTCCTCGCTCGCATCCGTGCAAAACGCGTGGCCAACTCAGCCAAAAACACATCGAAGAAGAAAAAAGCAACCACAGCAAAAGCAGCGTCGAATGCCTAG
- the hsdR gene encoding type I restriction-modification system endonuclease → MGQGETPKDHPGNFWFLEGYQPVLLAHALRAERYVFDDPNTALVKLRQLAEFFAREVAAELGIATGSQEDFVNVERRLRDSGILNQQLRDVMRTVRQKGNSAAHSLAGERRDALHCLKLVRQLAIWFHKTVRGANNFHAGPFVPPADPAQGDEQLSEELARLRETVEKQQAELDAAKAESEKLGEVVRDRQSAYELAKGNEQAAMELAAETEETLQQRIEDYERLLSETAAKNAEQSAEAREDIIEASQKAAQEISLDEFDTRKLIDQQLRDAGWEADTSELRYANGIRPQKGRNMAIAEVPTDDGIADYVLFTGLTPIATVEAKRKRRNARSAIDQAHRYSKSFRMSSDYVQPGGPWGEYSVPFVFSTNGTPFHRQLIDQSGIWFRDVRVETNHPRALTGWYTPEGLQDLLKLDIPAANAKLETEPRDYLPLRYYQRDAIEAVEKAIAKDQTEILLAMATGTGKTRTAICLLYRLIKASRFNRILFVVDRRSLGEQAFDAFKDVKLEQNQSFPEIYDVKELGDVKPDRETKLHLCTIQSMVKRVVDQDSNSEPYPVDQYDCIVIDECHRGYTLDRDMSEEELGYRDQLDYVSKYRRVLDHFDAVRIGLTATPALHTTEIFGSPVYQYSYRQAVIDNNLVDHEPPFIILTELSESGMHWDAGETVKYFDTVTKSIADETTPDEIDIEIDGFNRLAITESFNQVVCDVLAQQIDHTQPGKTLIFCVRDTHADMVVRLLTAAIEQRHGPQPHDTVKKITGDIERTSEAIRRFKNEPIPKYVVTVDLLTTGIDVPEITNVVFLRRTKSRILFDQMIGRATRLCKDLFFDGEDKEYFHIYDAVGVYEALQDHTDMKPVVAKPFTMFKKLVELFQSSSDPDAHADIRQQLVAKLRRKTPSINKNWLDTFELLAGDTPEAISDLWASSSDAELQQWLTDHASLITELDQRKADGSIIISEHADALVGIERGYGGNQKPEDYLESFRQFLVEHKTDIPALILVTTRPRDLTRKDLKELQLQLEQHGFNETAIKSAVKDTTNQDIAASILGFVRHAMLNEPLLPYEERVDEAMRSILTSQKWQPQQRKWLERIGKQIKENVVIDRDLFEVGAFQDHGGFVKIDKVFDGRLNEVMQSIITSIWQTAT, encoded by the coding sequence TTGGGACAAGGCGAGACACCAAAAGATCATCCAGGAAACTTCTGGTTCCTCGAAGGCTACCAGCCTGTACTTCTCGCCCATGCGCTGCGCGCCGAGCGGTACGTCTTCGATGACCCGAACACAGCCTTGGTCAAGCTGAGGCAGCTTGCTGAGTTCTTCGCCCGCGAGGTCGCTGCGGAACTCGGTATCGCCACCGGATCGCAGGAAGACTTCGTCAACGTTGAACGTCGACTGCGTGACAGTGGGATCCTGAACCAACAGCTTCGCGACGTGATGCGAACGGTTCGACAGAAGGGCAACTCCGCCGCTCATTCGCTGGCAGGGGAAAGGCGAGACGCACTGCATTGCTTGAAACTCGTTCGGCAACTGGCGATTTGGTTCCATAAAACGGTCCGCGGTGCAAACAACTTCCACGCAGGTCCATTCGTCCCTCCCGCTGATCCAGCCCAGGGAGACGAACAACTCTCTGAAGAGCTGGCGAGACTTCGAGAGACAGTCGAAAAGCAGCAGGCCGAATTGGACGCCGCCAAAGCGGAGTCCGAGAAACTCGGCGAAGTCGTTCGTGATCGCCAGTCCGCCTACGAACTGGCCAAAGGCAACGAACAGGCAGCGATGGAGCTTGCCGCCGAAACCGAAGAGACACTGCAGCAGAGGATCGAAGACTACGAACGATTGCTCAGCGAGACCGCAGCCAAGAACGCAGAGCAATCCGCCGAAGCTCGCGAAGACATCATTGAGGCCTCGCAGAAAGCGGCACAAGAGATCAGTCTCGATGAATTCGACACCCGCAAGCTGATTGATCAGCAATTGCGTGATGCCGGATGGGAAGCCGACACCTCAGAACTTCGATACGCCAACGGAATTCGTCCGCAAAAAGGACGGAACATGGCCATCGCGGAAGTCCCAACCGACGATGGAATCGCTGACTATGTCCTGTTCACCGGCCTCACTCCCATCGCAACGGTCGAAGCCAAACGGAAACGGCGCAATGCCCGGTCGGCAATCGATCAGGCACACCGGTACTCCAAGTCGTTCCGGATGTCCTCGGACTATGTCCAGCCCGGAGGCCCATGGGGCGAGTACAGCGTTCCGTTTGTATTCTCCACCAATGGCACTCCATTTCACCGACAGCTCATCGACCAAAGCGGAATTTGGTTTCGGGACGTTCGTGTTGAAACCAATCACCCACGTGCGTTGACCGGATGGTACACACCGGAAGGCCTGCAGGATCTGCTCAAGCTCGACATCCCTGCTGCCAATGCAAAGCTAGAAACCGAACCGCGAGACTACCTGCCGCTCCGCTACTATCAGCGAGATGCCATTGAGGCGGTCGAAAAAGCCATCGCCAAAGACCAAACCGAGATTTTGCTCGCGATGGCCACGGGAACCGGCAAAACACGCACAGCGATTTGTTTGCTGTATCGCCTGATCAAAGCCAGCCGGTTCAATCGCATTCTGTTCGTCGTGGATCGTCGATCCCTCGGCGAGCAAGCATTCGATGCATTCAAAGACGTCAAACTCGAACAGAACCAGTCCTTCCCTGAGATCTACGACGTCAAGGAACTCGGCGACGTGAAGCCAGACCGGGAAACGAAGCTTCACCTGTGCACGATTCAGTCGATGGTCAAACGAGTGGTTGACCAGGACAGCAATTCCGAACCGTACCCCGTCGACCAATACGATTGCATCGTCATCGACGAATGCCACCGCGGCTACACGCTCGACCGAGATATGAGCGAAGAGGAGCTCGGCTATCGAGACCAACTCGATTACGTCTCCAAATACCGCCGAGTGCTGGATCATTTCGATGCTGTACGGATCGGATTGACCGCCACACCCGCTCTTCACACGACCGAGATTTTTGGCAGCCCGGTCTATCAGTACAGCTATCGGCAAGCAGTGATCGACAACAACTTGGTCGACCACGAACCACCGTTCATCATTCTCACGGAACTCTCCGAAAGCGGAATGCACTGGGATGCAGGCGAGACGGTGAAATACTTCGACACCGTCACGAAAAGTATCGCTGACGAGACGACACCGGATGAGATCGACATTGAAATCGATGGGTTCAACCGGCTGGCGATCACGGAAAGCTTCAATCAGGTCGTATGCGACGTCCTCGCCCAGCAAATCGATCACACGCAACCCGGCAAGACGTTGATTTTCTGCGTTCGCGACACTCATGCGGACATGGTCGTGCGTTTGCTGACAGCAGCGATTGAGCAACGACACGGACCACAACCACACGACACCGTCAAAAAGATCACCGGCGACATCGAACGCACTTCGGAAGCCATCCGTCGTTTCAAGAATGAACCCATCCCAAAATACGTCGTCACGGTCGATCTGCTGACGACGGGAATCGATGTCCCTGAGATCACCAACGTCGTGTTCCTACGACGGACGAAAAGCCGCATTCTGTTCGATCAAATGATCGGTCGCGCGACTCGACTCTGCAAAGACTTGTTTTTCGATGGCGAAGACAAGGAGTACTTTCACATCTACGACGCGGTCGGGGTCTACGAAGCCCTGCAAGACCACACCGACATGAAACCGGTGGTGGCCAAGCCATTCACAATGTTCAAAAAGCTGGTCGAACTCTTCCAGAGCAGCTCAGACCCGGACGCACATGCGGACATCCGACAACAACTCGTCGCCAAACTACGACGCAAAACGCCTTCGATCAACAAGAACTGGCTCGATACCTTTGAACTTCTCGCGGGCGACACGCCCGAGGCGATCTCTGATTTGTGGGCCAGTTCCTCCGACGCAGAACTCCAACAATGGCTCACGGATCACGCATCTTTGATCACTGAACTGGATCAACGGAAGGCAGACGGTTCGATCATCATTTCGGAACATGCCGATGCGTTGGTTGGCATCGAGCGCGGATACGGTGGCAATCAGAAACCAGAGGATTACCTCGAATCGTTCCGCCAATTCCTTGTTGAGCATAAAACCGACATCCCAGCTCTGATCCTCGTGACCACACGACCACGAGATCTCACCCGAAAAGACCTCAAAGAACTGCAACTGCAACTTGAGCAACACGGATTCAACGAAACTGCCATCAAGTCCGCCGTCAAAGACACAACCAATCAAGACATCGCCGCGAGTATTCTCGGCTTCGTTCGTCATGCCATGCTCAACGAACCCTTGCTTCCCTATGAAGAACGGGTCGACGAAGCGATGCGATCCATCCTGACCAGCCAAAAGTGGCAACCGCAGCAAAGAAAGTGGCTGGAACGAATCGGCAAGCAAATCAAAGAAAACGTGGTCATCGATCGTGACCTCTTCGAAGTCGGCGCCTTCCAGGACCACGGTGGTTTTGTGAAGATCGACAAAGTTTTCGATGGTCGCCTAAACGAAGTCATGCAGTCGATCATCACCAGCATCTGGCAAACGGCCACTTAA
- a CDS encoding zinc-dependent alcohol dehydrogenase — MKAVCWHGRNDIRVDNVDDPKILDPRDAIIRITASGICGSDLHLMAGAAPAMEAGDIIGHEPMGEVVEVGNAVSNLSVGDRVVVPFTISCGECFFCQSTLYSLCDQSNRNAEQAEKIMGHSPAGLFGYTHMLGGYAGGQAEYLRVPYADVGPIKVPDGLPDEQVVFLSDIFPTGYMAAENCEITPNDTVAVWGCGPVGQFAIQSAWMLGAKRVIAIDNVPERLEMARSVSKAEVIDYEKSDVYETLQEWTKGRGPDCCIDAVGAENHAAGNLQSVLDDAKTALHLGSDRPHVLNEIFKCCRKGGRVSVPGVYFSSVNLQWGTAMNKALQIRLGQTHMQRYLTPLMEKITDGEIDPSFVITHVEPLDNAPEAYKKFRDKEDGCIKVVLKP, encoded by the coding sequence ATGAAAGCGGTTTGCTGGCACGGTCGAAATGACATTCGCGTAGACAACGTTGACGACCCAAAGATTTTGGACCCTCGCGACGCGATCATTCGCATCACGGCCTCCGGGATTTGCGGTTCGGATTTGCATCTGATGGCCGGTGCCGCTCCCGCGATGGAAGCCGGCGATATCATCGGGCATGAGCCGATGGGCGAAGTCGTCGAGGTCGGAAATGCCGTGAGCAACTTAAGCGTCGGCGACCGAGTCGTGGTTCCGTTCACGATTTCTTGTGGCGAATGCTTCTTTTGTCAAAGCACGTTGTATTCATTGTGCGATCAGTCCAATCGCAATGCGGAACAGGCGGAGAAGATCATGGGGCATTCGCCCGCCGGCTTGTTTGGATACACACACATGCTTGGTGGATACGCGGGTGGACAGGCGGAATATCTTCGCGTGCCGTATGCAGACGTTGGTCCGATCAAAGTTCCCGATGGATTGCCGGATGAACAGGTCGTTTTCTTATCGGATATTTTTCCGACCGGTTACATGGCGGCCGAGAACTGCGAGATCACACCCAACGACACGGTTGCGGTTTGGGGCTGTGGTCCCGTTGGGCAATTCGCGATCCAGAGTGCATGGATGCTCGGTGCTAAACGAGTCATCGCGATCGACAATGTGCCCGAACGATTGGAAATGGCTCGGTCGGTTTCCAAGGCGGAAGTCATCGACTACGAAAAATCGGATGTGTACGAGACTCTGCAGGAATGGACAAAGGGACGAGGACCCGATTGCTGCATCGATGCGGTCGGTGCGGAGAATCACGCAGCAGGAAACTTGCAGTCCGTGTTGGACGATGCCAAGACAGCGTTGCATCTCGGATCGGATCGGCCGCACGTGCTGAACGAGATCTTCAAATGCTGTCGCAAAGGCGGCCGAGTGTCCGTGCCTGGTGTCTACTTCAGCAGCGTGAACTTGCAGTGGGGAACCGCGATGAACAAAGCCCTGCAGATTCGTTTGGGCCAGACTCACATGCAGCGCTACCTCACGCCGTTGATGGAAAAGATCACCGATGGCGAGATCGATCCATCGTTCGTGATCACTCACGTCGAGCCCTTGGACAACGCCCCGGAAGCGTACAAGAAGTTCCGAGACAAAGAAGACGGCTGCATCAAGGTCGTCTTGAAGCCATGA
- a CDS encoding class I SAM-dependent DNA methyltransferase, translating into MNTNDIVGKLWSLCHVLRDDGITYQDYVNELSFLLFLKMMQETGQESELPDGYRWSDLESKDGVEQLAFYRAMLVHLGTEGSPRVQSVFADANTSLRQPKNLSKLVQDLDELDWYVAREEGLGDMYEGLLERNASEKKSGAGQYFTPRPLIECMVNCMRPQPGEVIQDPAAGTGGFLIAAHQYICNQTDDLFDLDADEQVFQKQQAYHAVELVPDTHRLLVMNCMLHGVGGHLASGDSMGSIGQNLPNADVILTNPPFGTKRGGGKPTRDDFTFVTGNKQLAFLQHIYRGLKPGGRAAVVLPDNVLFEEGVGTRIRADLMDKCNLHTILRLPTGIFYAQGVKTNVLFFTRGKTDTGNTKQTWVYDLRTNMPAFGKRTPLTHGHFAEFEKCYGKKADGTSKRTEKTGGKKTCPALYEDDTVHEGEESRFRVFSRDFVRERGDNLDISWLQDDSAGGSGSELAEPDEIAAMIRERLGEALAEMDALAELLEPASLASSGSGGLGSEGRE; encoded by the coding sequence ATGAATACCAACGACATCGTTGGCAAACTGTGGTCTCTCTGTCACGTCCTGCGTGACGACGGCATCACCTACCAAGACTACGTTAATGAGCTCAGTTTCCTGCTCTTCCTGAAGATGATGCAGGAAACCGGCCAAGAATCCGAGCTCCCCGACGGCTACCGCTGGAGCGATCTCGAAAGCAAAGACGGCGTGGAACAACTTGCGTTCTACCGAGCCATGCTGGTTCACCTTGGCACCGAAGGCAGCCCGCGAGTGCAGAGTGTTTTCGCGGACGCCAACACCTCGCTTCGTCAGCCCAAGAACCTTTCCAAACTCGTCCAGGATCTCGACGAACTGGATTGGTACGTCGCTCGAGAAGAAGGGCTCGGCGACATGTACGAAGGCTTGCTCGAACGAAACGCCAGCGAAAAGAAGTCCGGCGCCGGTCAATACTTCACGCCACGTCCGTTGATCGAATGCATGGTCAATTGCATGCGTCCTCAACCAGGTGAGGTCATCCAGGATCCCGCGGCTGGCACCGGTGGCTTCTTGATCGCCGCTCACCAATACATCTGCAACCAAACCGATGACCTGTTCGACCTCGATGCCGACGAACAAGTTTTTCAAAAGCAGCAAGCCTATCATGCCGTTGAACTCGTGCCTGACACGCACCGGCTGTTGGTGATGAACTGCATGCTACACGGCGTCGGCGGGCACCTAGCTAGCGGTGACTCCATGGGCAGCATCGGCCAGAACCTGCCCAACGCCGATGTGATCCTGACCAACCCTCCATTCGGCACCAAACGCGGCGGAGGCAAACCCACCCGAGACGATTTCACATTCGTCACCGGCAACAAACAGCTCGCGTTCCTGCAGCACATCTATCGCGGCTTGAAACCCGGCGGTCGAGCAGCCGTCGTTTTGCCCGACAACGTGCTTTTCGAAGAAGGTGTCGGCACACGCATCCGCGCCGACCTGATGGACAAGTGCAACCTGCACACGATCCTCAGGCTGCCCACGGGCATCTTCTACGCACAGGGCGTGAAGACCAACGTGCTGTTCTTCACACGAGGCAAAACAGACACTGGCAATACGAAGCAAACATGGGTCTATGACCTGCGGACGAACATGCCCGCCTTCGGCAAGCGGACGCCGCTGACGCACGGACACTTCGCCGAGTTCGAGAAGTGCTACGGCAAGAAAGCCGACGGCACCAGCAAGCGGACCGAGAAGACGGGCGGCAAGAAAACCTGTCCCGCCCTCTATGAAGACGACACCGTTCACGAAGGCGAGGAGAGCCGCTTCCGGGTCTTTTCGCGAGACTTCGTGCGTGAGCGAGGCGACAACCTCGACATCAGTTGGCTGCAGGACGATAGCGCCGGTGGCAGCGGCAGTGAGCTTGCGGAGCCGGACGAGATCGCGGCGATGATCCGCGAGCGTCTGGGCGAGGCGCTTGCCGAGATGGACGCGCTTGCCGAGCTGCTGGAACCGGCGAGCCTCGCCAGCAGTGGTTCGGGTGGCCTTGGCAGTGAAGGTCGAGAATGA
- a CDS encoding ATP-binding protein, with protein sequence MSVNTPELNSVRTGESEIPNRDQRDSSDATLLVKLAEKDCQLWNSGSDGNAYATILIDSHQETHSLKSRQFQRLIGRRFYETYGRVANPNSIGSAISTLEGKAIFEGEEGTPAIRVAGNESKILIDLCNDRWQAIEVTASDVRFVPSVSANFVRPAAMQSLPTPDGTDLDLLRKYINIQDDDFYLMISWLMMALHPSGPYPVLMLSGEQGSAKSTTARMLRSLVDPNRSPIRAAPKSTQDLAIAANNGRVVAFDNLSSISTSLSDALCRLSTGGGFSTRALYANDEEVIFESKRPIILTAIENVASREDLADRTISITLPTIQKGSRRTEKEIWSDFERDAPAIFGGLLELLSAGLRNLDSVFIPELPRMADFAQFATAAETEMGLQPGGWMRLYSQNIQATNQALVDDKPLIGLIRECLQQNPEPMQISDWLDLLESQAEHDPGQKRLIPSTPKALGGELRRLAPVMRRAGIEVDFDTYSNKHRTIIAIQEVDDGGEPRAPQHCGVGGEDSGTSPPDVNDLLDDANLEDSNNV encoded by the coding sequence ATGTCGGTGAATACCCCAGAACTCAATTCGGTTCGAACTGGCGAATCCGAAATCCCGAACCGCGACCAACGTGACAGCAGCGACGCAACGCTGCTCGTCAAACTCGCTGAAAAAGACTGCCAGCTTTGGAACAGCGGTTCCGACGGAAACGCCTACGCGACGATTCTCATTGACAGTCACCAAGAAACTCATTCGCTGAAATCAAGACAGTTCCAACGATTGATTGGACGGCGGTTTTACGAAACGTATGGACGCGTTGCCAACCCAAACAGCATTGGCTCTGCCATTTCCACGCTCGAGGGCAAAGCAATTTTCGAGGGTGAAGAAGGAACCCCGGCGATCCGGGTTGCTGGCAACGAATCCAAGATCCTAATTGACTTGTGCAACGATCGCTGGCAAGCAATCGAAGTCACAGCGAGTGACGTTCGATTTGTTCCGTCAGTCTCCGCAAACTTTGTTCGCCCTGCGGCGATGCAATCTCTGCCGACTCCTGACGGAACTGACCTCGATCTCCTTCGGAAATACATCAATATCCAAGACGATGACTTCTACCTGATGATCTCTTGGTTGATGATGGCATTGCATCCGTCGGGTCCATACCCGGTGTTGATGCTCTCGGGAGAACAAGGGTCAGCCAAATCGACGACGGCACGTATGCTGCGATCATTGGTCGATCCGAACCGGTCTCCAATCCGAGCCGCGCCGAAATCAACCCAAGACCTTGCGATTGCCGCCAACAACGGAAGAGTTGTGGCGTTCGACAACCTGAGTTCCATCTCTACATCGTTGTCGGATGCTCTTTGTCGTCTATCGACGGGCGGAGGCTTTTCAACGCGTGCGTTGTACGCCAACGACGAAGAGGTGATCTTTGAGTCGAAACGCCCCATCATCCTGACTGCCATTGAAAATGTAGCATCACGCGAAGACCTCGCCGACCGGACGATCTCCATCACTCTGCCGACGATTCAAAAGGGTAGTCGTCGGACAGAGAAAGAAATTTGGTCCGACTTCGAACGTGATGCTCCGGCGATTTTCGGCGGCTTGCTGGAACTACTTTCCGCTGGCCTCCGCAATCTGGATTCTGTGTTTATCCCTGAGCTTCCTCGAATGGCTGATTTCGCACAGTTTGCTACCGCCGCCGAGACAGAGATGGGATTGCAGCCGGGAGGCTGGATGAGGCTTTACAGCCAAAACATCCAGGCGACCAATCAAGCACTGGTCGACGACAAGCCCTTGATCGGCCTGATTCGTGAATGCTTGCAGCAGAACCCTGAACCGATGCAAATCAGCGATTGGCTGGACCTTTTGGAAAGCCAAGCGGAGCATGACCCGGGACAGAAAAGATTGATTCCTTCAACACCGAAGGCACTTGGCGGTGAGCTCAGGCGTCTGGCTCCCGTGATGCGTCGAGCCGGGATCGAAGTTGACTTCGATACGTACTCGAACAAGCACCGCACGATCATCGCGATCCAGGAGGTCGACGATGGAGGTGAACCCCGAGCTCCGCAGCATTGCGGCGTTGGCGGGGAGGACTCCGGTACTTCACCTCCGGACGTCAACGACCTTCTCGACGATGCAAATTTGGAGGACTCGAACAATGTGTAA